DNA sequence from the Acipenser ruthenus chromosome 20, fAciRut3.2 maternal haplotype, whole genome shotgun sequence genome:
GTTGagattacccttataaaagtttaccagtaTTTTTGCACGGCATTTCTACAGTTTCCACTtcctccatgcttttcccatgcctTCTGCCAGTACAGAGAAATACAAGGAATGTGTGTCTGGGTTACTAAGAATGTTTGAACTCCCTTTACCTTATCCAGCAACTGTTGCTGATCTGTAGCATTCTGTTCAGCAGAGCGACCTCACCAAAGGCatggtttcattttatttttcttctcatTTCTCAAGGACACCACAGATATATTTGTCTTCTTTTTAAGTGCTGTTTTTCAACAAAGAAGACAACATTTCTCTGCTGATTTGAATGCCAGCCACATTTCTGAGGTTGTGGTCAGTGAGCTTGAAACAGAAAAACAGTAAGCAGCAATGTGGCTGCCGTTGCTTCTGGCTCTGTTCACCTGCTGCGGTGTGtattgggtgggggtggggtagtacatacatgtgtacttacacatgattacaatATTAGTATGCATAATTGCAATGTACTTTTTGCACAATATTTggcagcacacaattgtatcaggttatggatagggttagggttagggttagggatagggttagggttagggttagggatagggttagggttagggttagggatagggttagggatagggttagggatagggttaggatagggttagggatagggttagggttagggttagggatagggttagggatagggttaggatagggttagggatagggttagggttagggttagggttagggttagggatagggttagggttagggttaggataggGTTAGGGTATTTCGTACAAAAAgagttacacattaagtacattgttactatgcataataacattataattatgtgtaagtacacaagtATTTACTTAGTATCtactactgtaaaacaagaacatttcacAAGCAAGAAATGTTTGATAATTTCgcatttattaaaaatctgcagAATCAACGTGccatgaaatatattattcatacatgtgccgTACATTAAAAGAATAAGAAACGCAAACATTTATTGTAGCAAAAATGGACCTTGAATGCCGCAAAAAAATCATAGACTAGCTGATATTGTAACAACGACGTCTGTATGTCAATTGTAACATGGCTTACTTTGTGTTGTCGTTGTGAGTTTACATATTGATGCCACTTGGTATTCGGTGCCATTTACAATGAGTTCACCCTGGGTATTAATAACCCTTTGcatcacactgagacacatcttctaaatcctgtaataaatatttcaTAGCACATCTTTTGTGTTTCAGATTATTGCGTGGATGCAGGAGAACCCACAGGACAGATCATGTGCTCAGTCACATTGGGACGGATTTGTACATTTCTGCTTTTTGCTTGCTTTCTGAATGACGGTAAGATATAATCACCCATCTCTACTGGACATGCGTGCAGGGGAGCGGTCAGATATTAGGGGAGGGGGACACAGGGGAGGTTGTAATTGTTTAAATACGTTTTTAGTTCATATGTTTGTGTGTAAAGTTGTTACACTGGGTTGCACGTGATTGTGTTAAATGTTTCAAAGGTATATACTGTGCTGTTTACATTTACACTAGATCAGTTTATTCTTTCAGCATATTTTCATATAATAATggtgaattaaaaatgaaagtggtAGATTTCTCATGATTCTCATGTCACATTATTTATCTCATTTTCTTCCTTAAAAAGTCTATTTCTTTGCAAAAATAAGTTGCAGTAAGCATAGCTTTTAGAACTAAATACTGGAAGTTGAACAAAATCATGGAAAACAATgatattacagggatggaaataagactcccattgcagagcagtttgatccattcatggttttactatgagtttaataagacacacctgcacttgttacatacacactgtggccaatcaagcttgtattaaaacctggaatgggtgaaacttctGTGCAacaggagccttatttccatgcctgtatTATGTTAAGTACAGTTAAACCAAAATGGCATGGACTTCTAACATTGTCAAGATTGATGAGGTTTTCAAAAGCTTCCACTAGGACTACCTTGTAGTTCTTGAGGTCAGTTGCATCATTAATGTGTTATGGGTCTGCAGACATTTTGGTGCCATCCCTGAGTCATGTAAAACCTGGAACATGCGTGAGTCATGTGTGCACAGCGAAACTACTGCAATGATATATTCTATTATTTGGGTAATTTCCTTCCCTGCGCTAATCTCTCCTGAAGCAGCAGCTCCCCGATGTGTCAGCATTGCTCTAGCTGCATGGGGGAGGGGTCGTGGGTGTAGAGGTGTGACTTCAGTGGGGGCAGAGACAGTAAAGAGCTGGTCTCATACTTACAGCCACAAGAAAAATGACTAATAACCAGATGCAAGGGGAAAGTTTATTGAATTCTTATATGATCTGGGTCTCACAGTAGGTTAATGTTATGCTTGTGTTGTATcattatttatacagtaaaaccttgcCTAATAGCCACCTCGGTACAAAGACCATCCCACATTTTTACAGTTTCCATTCATTGACTGCAAAGTAAATGCGATAGCAATATCCCCTTTGGTCAtgcatgtataattgtaccatgttaagtttcctatctgtgCTATATATGTTTTTTGGCAGGGCAACTGAACTACAGTATTAAAGGACTACTTGCGTTGAAGGCCCTGACTGGTGACCTTTATTGTGTAGCTGCAGTGAAGCAAGGTTTCAGTGTAAATTAGCAGATGTGAATCTTCTCACAATACATTAAAGAGAAGAAGAAAACATATTGTAATACAGGTACCATTCGTACACAACAATCGGGTGCATAGTATGAAAGATCGTTCGATCTGAAGTGGTGTTGGTTTGTTCGTTTTCATCTCAACAGGGAGATGCGAAAGAGCCTTCCGATTCTGCGGTGTTAGAAAGCACAGCAATGAGACTCAGAAGCTCCAGCTGAACGTGACGCGAGGCTGCAGTGATCTGAGCATCTCAAGCAACGCGGATACCCTGTTCATCGGAGGAGAGCTCACTATCAGCTGTGTGAACACATCCAGCATCAGCCTGCCCCAGGGCTCAGGACTGGAGACTTCTTTCTGTGTGTACTGGGACGGGTTCCTGGACTTACTGCGGCTCGAATACAACACAACTAGAAATTTTACTCTCTGTGGTCCTTCGACTCCGCAGACCACTTGTTGCACCGACTTATCCTTAAACAATAATAGTGGCAGTAAAGATGTAGGCATTTTCAAAGGAAGTGTACGTGGAGATATTATTGAAGAGAATGCCCAGGAGTTCTATATCTTCAGAGGGGAAAGCAATCGATGTGGTAAGCATGCCTCACTAATACCAGTATTAAAACTAACACTTATACCAGCACACACTTCAGCACTGTGCTATTAGAAGACCAGCATTAAAACTAACACTTATACCAGCACACACTTTAGCACTACTATGTACTATTAGAAGACTGTTTGGAGTATATTTTCAGAActttttactccagtctttaattaatttacaaaacttgtggcattttttttaatgatttgttaATAACATAAACAGACTtaaaaagcattatttaaataacttttgaGTTAATGCTTTGTGAAAATGTGTTGGCCCACTGTGTGGTGTAAAAGACCATGCACACTGCGAGCAAGCGAGTTTCCTAACCACAATATAAAATATCTAGTGTGCATGTGTTTGAAAAGTAACCTCTTGTTGACCCTAGCTGTCCTTGTACACTCATATCAGTCACATGCATACATCATATATCTGGGCCGAGCTATTACTAGATTATTTTATAGGTACACCCTATTGTAACTGGACTGAAACTACTATCATGTTTTATGATTACTATGTTTATTACAGACGTAGCGGTGTGTAAAGACCTGTTAAACACCAGTAATGGACAAACAGCTATGAAATCGGGGCGAGGTGATGAGTAAGTGTGGTTCCAGTACAGTTTCTTTCATTAACTATGTGGGTCACTCAACAACTACACATTTTTATCATTAAATATCGTTGCTTCTCTTTATCAGTATGAGGATGGATGTGGGGAGTTGATATCCAAATCAGGCCTTTGAAATTGGGAAGAAACAAGAGTAAAAAacagatatacactgctgtgcaaaagtcttggacacattcaggagttacaatgcATACTGATGTTGTGAGCGTCAGCGGTTTACTCCGGGCCTCCGCTGGTGTATTCTGCTGTTGTGGcagctttgactgttgttgatgcagcttggtttgggttgggggaggtcaggcttgtcgtttatatatatatatatatatatatatatatatatatatatattgcatatataaATGTTAAATCATTTTTCTAAAGGTATTCAAGTTTTGCATGATGCTGTGGAAATGGAATATGAAATAAAGCGCTGGGTGTGGGTTCCATCTCTTCAATCCTCTGTGTGTCTTACCCTTTAGGTTGGAGAGGTTACTGATGCAGTCAAAGTTCACGAGAGACATGCAGGACTTCGAACTGCCCTGTGGAATCCAAGCCGCAGTCTTTAAATTGGGACCTGATTTTAAGGGCAACACCGTGGTACGACGGGTAAGAGGGGATTTTCTAGATCTGCGCTTTATTATAAAAAGTGAAGTGCAAGAAGATTTACATGCGGtgtgccatggtaaaagcatagagGAGAGTAgcaagcattgtgaaagcatggtgtTTCACAGGGAGGTGTggcaaagcattgtgaaagccAGGGCTTATTGAGGTAACGCTTGGCACATGTCTGGTTTACGCATGGTCACAGTGCATTGCTGTGGTGAGCAGTCACTAGTAATGTCTCAGGGTGCATTGCAATCATTGAGCAGGTATGTACCTCTGCAGCACAAAGTGCTATTTAACAGAGTTTGTGATTAAACGTTTTTAGAAATCCTGCTCACAACATTCAAGCCAGTCAGATGGTGATTCTTGGGACTCTTGTGCATTTTTTGTAAAGAGCTTTTCGGTATCTGTGGCTGTGAAATGCGCTATAGAAGCCCAAGATTGCTGCTGTGTAACTCTTTGAACACTCTCCTCCTCAGTGATGGGGAACCTGTGTTCTGTCACACACAGGCATCAGTTGTACACAGTGATAACGGCCTCTCTCCTTGTTCTACAGGAAGGCAGGTTCCCTGGCATCAACAAGCCCCCCTCCGTGTACATCCCTCCCACTCTGCTGGGAAACAAAACCAGGGCACGGAAAACACCAAAAATTATCTGTTTGTTTCATAACAACAACAGCCTTTTCCAGGTAATGTAGCTGCAGCCATCTCTTCTCCCCCAAATGTTATTGAATtcacaatacatttatataattcttcagagatggaaataggactcctactgcacagcggtttgatccacCCCTTATTTTACTGTGTGTTTAATGATGAGCttcagcttgttacctatacacagtgGCTAACCAAGCTctggcatgggtgaaactgctatgtaataggagtcttattaccatctcTGTCTTTATAACTACTAATgtaacatactatatatatatatatatattgcgcaGAATGTTTCCTGTCTGGCCCTGTACCTATAATTTCAGCGGGACACAGAAGTGAATATGCAGCAAGTTCTTTCATATTTCCATTTCAAAGGCTAACTGTATTTGTTCCCCTTAGTTCCCTCTTTTAAACCGGTTCAATCAGTTGTGTGTTCAGACAGGTGAAGTCATAGTTCTGTCATAACTTGTAGCTTCTAGAGTTTTGAGAGAACAGTGCTCACTGCTGCAGTTTCTATGGTAGCCAGAGACTGCAAATAACACCTATAAAGGGTGTGCACTGAGAACCTCAACACTTGTTGCAGGACAAAAACAGCGTGATTTTAAACGGGGATGTCGTTGGAGTGACGGTTGAAAACGAAGTCATCGCTGACCTTGTTGAGCCAGTGATTTTTACCTTTTTTCACAAGAAGCAGCCAGTAAGTGCCCACCATTCTTAAATAAACCCAGTTGCAACAGTTTATAAAttgacttttttaaatgtatctgtaaATGAGGGTGGGTGAAATTTACAGCCAAACATAAAGCCAAACATGTGCTAAAGGGCTAGTGGAAGCACAACAATCAGAACATCATTAAAATGACATACACTGACCAGCAGTGTCACTGTGTGCTATGATTAGATCAGAATGTGATCCGCTTTTGCACATCTTCAATGAGTCGTCGTGTCTGACACAGATACACATTTCTCACATCAGGATCTTTTACTTCCTGTAACTGGCAGCAGTTTCACATGTGTAGTCTTTGGAAACCACATCAAAGGCCCAGTATAATGTCAGGTCTAAATAAGGATCTCTTTTTCTGTGTAGTGCAGCAATTCAGCTCTCAGCTGAGTGTTCTAACACAACAGTAGCAATGCATTCACTGTAGGACTCAGGCACAGAGTAATAGTCTCTCAATGAATCCTCTCAGGGTACCAGGTTCAAGTAGACCAGCAGCCATTACCTGCAATTAACCTCTGCTCCAGACACTTATGTAACAGTTTTCCAGTTCTAGGTGTGACTGCATCCATTTGCTACTTGAGCTTCTCAAGCAGTCGAACAACACTAAATCAGCAATAATTAAGTCATAAGCATTGGACTTTCACTACAAAATAATAGCATTTGCGATCTCTCATTGATTGTTTGCGTCAATGGTCATTTTAAAGAACTTTAAATTTTTTTACAGGTTCCTATTGTGTACATGTTTCGCATTATtatacagagtactgtactgtatggagGTCGCAAGATGTTTTCATTACGTTACCAGTAATTTTAGTTCAGGTTCTGTAAGGTCTATTTAGATCTGACATAGAGTGGAGGCTGGAGTTATATTGACCGCTGACAAATAGGCTGCAGAACTGAAGAAACTGACATGATTTCAAAACTGTACCGTCTTGACATAGCAAAGGTAGTGCACTCTCACCCTTTTTTTATGGCTCGTGGGCGCTCCTATTCATAGTGAAACTGAGATACAATCATGTGTAGCTCAATGGGGCCATCTAGAGGTCAGCAGCAGCAGTGCATTCAAAAGCACTGATGCAGTGAAAAGCCTGTAACAGTAGTTAACACTATTTTGTTTACTTTCCAGGAGAATATGACGAGAACATGTGTTTTCTGGGATGGGCTGCCACATGGTAATTTTAAAGAACTGTTACATGTATTTTAACCTCAAATGTAATGTCTGTGTAATGGTAGATAATGCGCTGAGTTTCTGTGCGTTTACAGCTGCGTGTCCTAATGCTTTTTGAACATTCAGAAGGAACAGTTTTGCGTCAAGACAATTTTTGTGACAAGAGTGGGTTTTCCTGCGTCCGTGGAAAGATTGAGTCAGTGCTTAAATAAAAGCAAACGATACattttgttgttttgaaaaaaaagaagttgCTTACCGAATATGTTTAGCTCTGcatttcagttttcaaaaccTCATTGAAATTTACGCAAGAAAACACATTGCAAATAAATTGATTTCAACGAATTACTGGTCcaacaaaggatttaaaaaatcataattttgtttgtttctacaaCATTAATAGTGCAATTGGTGGTTAATGTAACCAGCTTTTTGAATGACATGTAAGCTAACCTGTAgattgctcctccaattaaaaaacaaatctttgtTTCAGAAGGCAAAATGTTTTGGAATGAATCGGGTTGTAAAACTTTGAAGAGTGACACTCAAACTGCATGTCATTGCGATCACTTGACCTATTTTGCAGTGCTGTTGGTAGGTATAATCGTTTAGACTTTATATTGGTACATTTGTGCGTCCGATAACTGTAGTAGCATACATGTATGTCAAAAGTTTCattagcaaagtttaataaagttaCTGTACCAAACCAGAATTAAACGACGCAGGGGTTTGGAAGTAGTTTtgagctttttcttttttgttttagaattgtaactcTTAATTGTAATTTCCttcctgaaaacaaaaacactaatgtCAGTTTGGAGCTTTGAGAATCGGGCCCAGTGAGTGTTGGTGAATTGTGGTGCTTCATCACACCATACAGATTGTGCTGAATGTACAGTGTGGTTAAAGAACATGCAGGATCAGGCAACACAGCAAGCTGCATTATCTAATAAATCAATATGTCGAAACTGTGTGTGTGGCAGCAAAGCATCGTGAACAGCAACTCAAGCAAAACCTGAAATTACCACACGTGGCAACTGATGTTCAATTTAATGATATCTTCTGTCTGTGGTTAGGAGCTTGCCagtttcactttgtttttttcactttgttttttttttctgttgcagcaAATTTCCAATAAGCCTGTGCACAATCTGGAAGCACAGACAAACATCACCTACATCGGATGTGGGATCTCTGCCTTGTGCTGCGTTCTCACTATCGGGCTGTTTTTGTGTCAGAGgtatttgttttaatcagtttgaGTGTCAGGAGTCCACTTCACTGCAGCATTGCAAGCGCTATAAAGCATTCCTTCTATAGAGATCAGGATCCATGTTCATTTGCAGTGTGGTCTCTGTGATTTAATGTGGTTTGACTACACTTAATAGAGGAGtcgtgttgttttcttttttttttaccatgataTACTGTAGGTTtgtcacattttttataaagACTACAGCAAGATTCAGAAGTTGTTTGAAAGTTGCATGTTGCAGATTGAAATGGTGTCATGACTTTCCTGCAAATTCAATTCCTTGCAAACTGCTGagcctttcatttttttctgcagGAAATGTACTTCTGACAAATCCAGCTTGATCCACATGAACCTAGCCGTGGCTCTGCTCCTGCTGAACGTCAGCTTTCTTTTAAATATGACTCTGGCTTCTCTGTGTAATGAAGGAGTGTGCCTCTTGCTGGCCCTCATGCTGCATTACTCCCTGCTCTGCTCCTTCACCTGGATGGGAATCGAAGCCTACAATGTCTACAGGCTGCTGTGTCAGGTGTTTCGCACATACACGAGTCTATACATGCTCAAGCTCTGCCTTGTGGGCTTTGGTAAGTAAAGAAGCAAGTGCATTTGAAAGGGAGAACCCTACCCTTGTACATGTTtccaatagtaaaagcatagcaaagtgtaataaagcacagtggaagcatggtaaagcataggcaagcattgtaaagcacagagcggtctggtaaagcatattacaaaaaaaacaaacatggcaaaccagggtaaactgtggtgaatgcatagtataattGTGGGAAAAGCATGCCAAAAGTGCACCAATACCATGCAAAACTACCCTGGTAAACTTGtagaaatgtatttacagtatggAGAGGTACTGTAGTGCAGAGTATGTGTAGATCGATGTTGAAATGCTGAAGATGTTACTGACTTGTTATTCAAGACATTCTGAATTACAGGGATAATGAGAACCAACTCCAGAGAGGACCGCAGTTCAAATAATAAATCGATCTTCTTCTGTGTAAATGAATTGAATAGACACCCTGTGTTTCATTTCTTACCAGGTTAAGTGCGATGTGTTTTCTATGATTGGTGTTTGTACATTTAGCAGCGTTTCCTacaaggtattttattttttggagcTCTGGAAAAACCTCGccgtttttaaaaagtgtttctgcttgtttgttttcacaGTGCTCCCTGCTGCTTTTGTGTGTGGATTTGCTTCAAGAGGTGCTTATGGTTTGTATCGCATCACATCCTCAACAGGCACTGAAACAACAATGTAAGTCCCACTCACCTCTGAGTTTGATAACTTATACACCGGTTTTTAcggtacttaatgaaaaactgacgaaaatggaaaaatgtgacatttcaatacctaacctaacatgaaatactaaaatcctattatggcttccggaCCGGTAGAttattttgcaatatcattttgtagtttattgattgcatgatctaaattatgttcatatattattttttttaatggtctcaatcctaaaattctaggtgaagctaaacatttggccacagctgtaggtaaGCTACGTAAAGcaaagagaggtatggtaaagcaaatttaaaaacatggcaaaccacggtAAATGATGGTAAATGCATGGCAAAATTCCATGTTCATTTACTGAGGTAAACGTTAATAAAGTTAGCATCTTGTAAGAAACCTCTCTGCGTCACCAGCAGTCCCATCACACGCAGTAGAAGAAAGATACAGAAGAGTGGAGCGTTGGCTCATTGATATGCGTGTGGATTTTTGATTTGTATTCTTGTTAAACAGGTGCTGGATACTGCATCCGCTGGTCCATTACATCGCAAACGTTGGGTACTTTGTTGTGATTTTCCTCTTCGGTATCTCCATGTTGGTGGTTACAGTCGTCAGGATCAGACATACAGAGAAACACAAATGCACTCCAGAGAGGAGTTCCTGGAAGCTGGTCTCCTCGGTGCTGATGCTCACCTGTCTGTTTGGAACCACCTGGGGGCTGAATTTCTTCTCCTTCACCTTTACTGGACAGCTGTTATCCACCATCCTAAACTCCCTGCAAGGTGGGTACAGCATTCACATCGCCAGCTTTATTTTACTCACCTCAGAACACAAACTTATGTGGCAGGAACGAGaactgaagaggagctcctgGACTCGTAGGCAGAGCACTTCACAGCCTTATCAAAAATTGtttcaaaaacacacaataagTTTGCACACCTCATAAAAAGGTACATATATGATATTTAAAGCTACTTAACTTATTTAAAGCAAGTTTTTGAAGAATGAAATAAAGTATGATATTCTTGTCAACTGTTATGGAAGCATCCTTTACACTCATACTGGTcaaatgtactgtacttgttCAGCATTGCTGTGTAGAGCCCATAATTAAGATCCCTGTGAGAGAGCTGAGTACAGAGTCTATTCAAACATTCCCAATTTAAACACATTGATTTTCCCTATTATTTGTCTCTTGCAGGTTTCTGCCTTTGTGTGCGTTACTTTCTCATGAGACCCAAACAAGGCACCAGTGGATCCAGGTTAAGCAAGTTTTGGTTGGGTTCATTGAGAAACACTTCATCCAGTAATGCTGCAGAATCTAAATCACTGAACTCTTAGTAGTACAAGCACATGTGCATCTTCAGCAGAGATCATGCTGCGCCGTGCTTCTGACTCAAGAGACCTCTTTTGTGTTAAATGCATCTGTTGCCACTATGCCTACAATGGTAAATGTGATTGCATTTGAATAGAAATTCTTAAACCCTTAAAACACACAAGCAGAAAATGACATTATCAAGCCCCAGAATTCCAACTGAAGAGATTCCATGAAATTatttagaacaaaaaaaacacacatactgtactatGGCCAGCAGGTGGCGCAGAATGTAAATACGGTAATAATGCTATCAGGGCTGTTTCTGTTTAAAGCAGCATTTTAAATCTCTAGTCGTGCGGTATGCTGAAGCCTTTTACTTCTCTTTTCTATCAGCGATTTTCTGTTCTTAAACTATCTAACATTCTACGtgcaataaatgtttttgtttaacgagggggggggggaggggggtacatttttttattagttttttaacTTAAGTTTTACCTATTatttgtataaattacatttgtttttgtttgaataaaaatggTTGTTgtcttaataatatatatatatatatttttaaataaagtatggTACATGTTGTTGTCCATGTAGTTTTCCAGAGAGATGTTCTTTTCAATGGGAACCGTGAAAAACACCCCTAACTGTATAGCAATTCAAAACAGCAAAGCCCATCCAGTATTGTCTGCACAATGGGCCCGTTTCACAAGGAATATTTTGTTGAAGACTGTTTTTTAAAGTCCATGTAGAGTATTTAAACCAGGTTCAGTGCAGTTCAGGAATCCGGTTTCAGAAAGGGTTTATTAGTTGATTCTCATCTTTCAAAGCACGGTTTAACCCTAAGAAATAGCTTCTTAACACCCTTTAAAGAAAGCTTCTTAACACCCTTTAAAGAAAACAGACCTCACAGTCTAGTGAATAGGTGCTCATGTGGCACCTtttgtgaataaatatttttttggtaGGATCAAATACTGACTATTACTTTTTGCAATTATATTAcagggcagcagggtggagtagtagggcagcagtgtggagtagtggttagggctttggactcttgactggagggtcgtgggttcaatccctgataggggacactgctgctgtacccttgagcaaggtactttacctagattgcgccagtaaaaacccaactgtataaatgggtaattgtatgtaaaaataatgtgatatcttgtaacaattgtaagtcaccctggataagggtgtctgctaagaaataaataataataataatacttccatTTTCCTCTTCATATCACAGGTCCACAAACCTGCAATTTTAAACTTAAAGATAAGGGtagttttgttttgcatgcacacatttattaacatgAGTTCATAGTAAattcaaagttttgtttttacactGTGATGAATTTGGTCTTGGGAGAACTAAGGGGAGGTTTTTGAAGGAAACTTTCACAACATACTGACAGTATTACCAAAGAGCTACTGTACAATCAACGTGTTTCCACTGCGCTGGCGATCACTTCATTTCTCAACTTCTTTTTCCACAGGGTTTTGTTGTTCGGGGGTAAGTATATCCAGATATATCCAGATAGTATATATTGGAACTTTATGTCATCTGCCTTTGCATTATATTTCCTTCCTTACCTGTTAAATATCCTATGGTGCGTTTTCCCCATCATACTTTATTGTTTAAATCAGTATCTACAATTCCTTAAAAAATGTTCCAGTAAAATGTCAACCACTTTACTGTAGAGGGAGGAGGGGTGGGCTAGAATTTCTGAAGACGCTTGTGGAAGAAGTTCTGTGAAGGGGAATCCTGCTGTCCCTTCCCCGCACTTACATGACATTTCACTTCCTCTTATCTACATCGCTGGATGACTGGGAGTCATCAGTAACTAGTGTGAGTGCTCGGCCACGCTCTCAAATGCTCCAGCAACTAACCAGCATTCAAAACAGACAATAGAAAGGTCCCAATAGTGAGTCTACAGTACCAGACCAATGGCATCCTCTAGTGTCTAGTTCATACCAGTCAAACAGCTTTTCCATTGAACTACAagcaacacaaataaaacaattttttgaAAAAGCCCATTTCTCTTTTAAAACATAGTAAAATGCATTTTCCACGTGATGTTTAgacttaaatataaaaataatagtaTTCTAACATTTGGAATAACCGTGATGATATTCCAACAGTACCAGTAATACAATTCATAGAAAAAGTGCAGAAAAACTAATACAgatcttttgtttttgctaatttcCAGTCGTTCTGTAAGTCGTGTTGTTTCTATAATTTTTGCTTCCACGTTGGTATTAACTGGATTGTATTTGGGGTACCACTTGGGGGACTACCTGCTCATCAGAATCTGCTTATTTAAAGTGGAGATGAGATCTATTCAGAGACACCGTAGATTTCGATTCTTTGACGAAAAGTTCTGTATCATAGTAGTTTTTGTCCACCTTTTATACTAACTTTAATACgaatatttgtaataaaatcttctcttttttttggtCACAGATCCCAGAGAAGTCTTGAGTCACAAACAGTCTATTCACATTAAACTTG
Encoded proteins:
- the LOC117425946 gene encoding adhesion G-protein coupled receptor G5-like, which produces MCSVTLGRICTFLLFACFLNDGRCERAFRFCGVRKHSNETQKLQLNVTRGCSDLSISSNADTLFIGGELTISCVNTSSISLPQGSGLETSFCVYWDGFLDLLRLEYNTTRNFTLCGPSTPQTTCCTDLSLNNNSGSKDVGIFKGSVRGDIIEENAQEFYIFRGESNRCDVAVCKDLLNTSNGQTAMKSGRGDELERLLMQSKFTRDMQDFELPCGIQAAVFKLGPDFKGNTVVRREGRFPGINKPPSVYIPPTLLGNKTRARKTPKIICLFHNNNSLFQDKNSVILNGDVVGVTVENEVIADLVEPVIFTFFHKKQPENMTRTCVFWDGLPHEGKMFWNESGCKTLKSDTQTACHCDHLTYFAVLLQISNKPVHNLEAQTNITYIGCGISALCCVLTIGLFLCQRKCTSDKSSLIHMNLAVALLLLNVSFLLNMTLASLCNEGVCLLLALMLHYSLLCSFTWMGIEAYNVYRLLCQVFRTYTSLYMLKLCLVGFVLPAAFVCGFASRGAYGLYRITSSTGTETTMCWILHPLVHYIANVGYFVVIFLFGISMLVVTVVRIRHTEKHKCTPERSSWKLVSSVLMLTCLFGTTWGLNFFSFTFTGQLLSTILNSLQGFCLCVRYFLMRPKQGTSGSRLSKFWLGSLRNTSSSNAAESKSLNS